From one Leishmania panamensis strain MHOM/PA/94/PSC-1 chromosome 9 sequence genomic stretch:
- a CDS encoding histone H2B (TriTrypDB/GeneDB-style sysID: LpmP.09.1350), translated as MAVSRHAPRKASRVHKAHRKPKRSWNVYVSRSLKAINSHMSLSHRAMMIMNSYVTDLLERVASEAASIVRVNKKRTLGAREVQTAVRLVLPAELAKHAMAEGTKAVSNASR; from the coding sequence ATGGCCGTTTCCCGCCACGCTCCCCGCAAGGCTTCCCGCGTGCACAAGGCCCACCGCAAGCCGAAGCGCTCGTGGAATGTGTACGTGAGCCGCTCACTGAAGGCGATCAACAGCCACATGTCACTttcgcaccgcgcgatgATGATCATGAACTCGTACGTGACCGACTTGCTGGAGCGCGTTGCCTCGGAGGCTGCGTCGATTGTTCGCGTGAACAAGAAGCGCACGCTGGGTGCGCGCGAGGTGCAGACGGCGGTGCGCCTTGTGCTGCCGGCCGAGCTCGCGAAGCACGCCATGGCTGAGGGCACGAAGGCTGTGTCGAACGCGTCCCGCTAA
- a CDS encoding hypothetical protein (TriTrypDB/GeneDB-style sysID: LpmP.09.1340): MQRQRLRSLAAYAQRVGVALELLADGYNPSHDNGIMKAAEVFVEADHLPNSVGYAPQQSAGQLSLVRYVTHSLQRPLGTVQSAVQSVVKRARAVQTLAFVAAGGPLDSQANALLAKMDTEADLRTERADATLAPLASLPNMRKAQPSILATAQKMSAQPAQLAQAQQAFANTSGSQAETPDSQSTEVASLQCINGVNAYSSNAIVACRNSNESYTAAEYVALPTHAQEACSGFISNDGPLTQTCLCAQDYYMEYVNETSYSCSSRPLDVQVILEDKHLCFSKDDAALGLSGTMEGEYCIRTPRNSTLQLPVTWKYNFLSDDTMLAVAAFEFHTVPPQVPMGPKGLQWVVMKASRPVMGTYSELAMSTDVFRYVVAGYAGANESRPSPNNVGFYLSYNTELRFASAFSAVFCFTSPRKTKDQMKEVPLGRTSALKEYLGNANGVSLHSLTLDLSTVPDDFVEGNQMYVETGLKGGPSIYPHRVSRIHISFTDVDEPPANSYKYKKQFNPLYILLIAAISMVVVGTGLAVLWYYCMQQDDYVDNLVSDAQRKKAQKHHSRAKAGPIS; encoded by the coding sequence atgcagcgtCAACGCCTCcgctccctcgctgcctatGCACAGCGAGTCGGTGTGGCTCTGGAGCTCTTGGCTGATGGATACAACCCCAGCCATGATAACGGCATTATGAAAGCTGCTGAGGTGTTCGTGGAAGCGGACCACCTTCCCAATTCTGTAGGTTACGCGCCGCAGCAAAGCGCGGGTCAACTGTCACTCGTGAGGTACGTCACACATTCCCTGCAGCGCCCCCTCGGCACGGTGCAGTCCGCTGTTCAGTCAGTGGTGAAACGCGCCAGGGCCGTCCAAACGCTTGCGTTtgtcgccgccggcggcCCTCTCGACAGCCAAGCAAACGCGCTCCTCGCCAAGATGGACACGGAGGCAGACCTCCGCACGGAAAGGGCGGATGCCACACTCGCACCTCTCGCGTCGTTACCCAACATGCGCAAGGCCCAGCCATCTATTCTGGCCACCGCACAAAAAATGAGCGCACAGCCCGCACAACTcgcacaggcgcagcaggcatTTGCCAATACGAGCGGCAGTCAAGCAGAGACACCGGACTCGCAGTCGACAGAGGTGGCCTCTCTACAGTGCATAAATGGCGTAAATGCCTACTCCTCCAATGCCATCGTTGCATGCAGGAACTCCAATGAGAGCTACACAGCGGCTGAGTACGTGGCACtccccacacatgcacaggaGGCGTGCAGCGGGTTCATCTCCAACGATGGGCCGCTCACACAGACTTGTCTGTGTGCCCAAGACTACTACATGGAATACGTCAATGAAACTAGCTACTCGTGCAGTAGTCGCCCATTAGACGTGCAGGTCATTCTCGAGGACAAGCACCTGTGCTTCAGCAAGGATGATGCGGCGCTGGGGTTGTCTGGAACCATGGAAGGGGAGTACTGTATCAGGACTCCTCGCAAcagcacgctgcagctgcctgtCACGTGGAAGTACAACTTCCTCAGCGATGACACCATGCTCGCTGTGGCGGCGTTCGAGTTTCACACTGTGCCTCCCCAGGTACCAATGGGCCCCAAGGGCCTACAGTGGGTCGTCATGAAGGCCAGCAGACCTGTTATGGGCACCTACAGTGAGCTGGCGATGAGCACAGACGTGTTCAGGTACGTGGTGGCCGGCTACGCTGGCGCAAATGAGTCCCGGCCGTCACCGAACAATGTCGGGTTTTACCTCTCCTACAACACCGAACTGCGTttcgcctccgccttttcGGCTGTGTTTTGCTTCACCTCGCCGCGCAAAACGAAGGACCAGATGAAAGAAGTGCCGCTAGGGCGAACGTCAGCCCTGAAGGAGTACCTCGGCAACGCCAATGGCGTCTCCCTGCACTCGCTGACCCTCGACCTTTCCACCGTCCCTGACGACTTTGTGGAAGGCAATCAGATGTACGTGGAAACAGGACTCAAGGGGGGGCCGTCAATCTACCCCCATCGCGTCTCCCGCATCCACATCTCCTTCACCGACGTCGACGAGCCACCCGCCAATTCGTATAAATACAAGAAGCAGTTCAACCCGCTCTACATACTGCTGATCGCCGCCATCAGCATGGTTGTTGTCGGCACAGGGTTGGCCGTGCTCTGGTACTATTGCATGCAGCAGGATGACTATGTCGACAACCTGGTGTCGGATGCGCAGCGTAAAAAAGCCCAGAAGCACCACTCCAGGGCGAAGGCAGGGCCTATCAGCTAA
- a CDS encoding hypothetical protein (TriTrypDB/GeneDB-style sysID: LpmP.09.1320), which produces MRGAPPPQFDEAASESDVVVLPSSSEDSPTPAPRLAPAQVAQWTLKDVENHIFFVVWVCGIPVHLRYIVHLLEHSAVNTGGGRDQNPHFGSTKESLTAMAQADVLAPVCRRAAELRQVLSRWPITITLSGLQSHASFSEVVPLGVLSQVPKHEDDAIRHVVGGECQEDCGSFKLTAPAFSSASCCIIQAGAVTPAERFDNVAALALCSPAERGGVSPTSAPSATWCGQAYWTALTQAQQWIAEWPSFSSGSLGHTNSLGGTGATSASSWPPLRPACTLSASRRKHLRGGGAPITDSVVVVDADEGETQESAGGAGSTSSTADDIVPNSKVQLREEAEVVVIDSDEDIL; this is translated from the coding sequence ATGCGAGGggctccgcctccgcagtTTGACGAAGCCGCATCCGAGAGTGATGTCGTCGTATTGCCTTCCTCGTCAGAAGACAGTCCCACACCGGCGCCACGCCTTGCACCAGCGCAGGTGGCACAATGGACATTAAAGGATGTGGAGAACCACATCTTCTTCGTGGTCTGGGTGTGCGGCATACCCGTTCATCTCCGTTACATTGTGCACCTGCTGGAGCATAGTGCGGTGAacactggaggaggcagagaccAGAACCCTCATTTCGGATCGACAAAGGAGTCGCTGACAGCGATGGCACAGGCAGACGTTCTTGCGCCCGTATGCCGTCGAGCTGCTGAACTGCGCCAGGTTCTCTCTCGGTGGCCCATCACGATCACCCTATCCGGACTACAAAGCCACGCGTCGTTCTCCGAAGTTGTACCGCTTGGTGTCCTGAGTCAAGTGCCCAAACATGAGGACGACGCGATCAGGCATGTCGTGGGCGGCGAGTGTCAGGAAGACTGCGGGAGCTTCAAGCTCACTGCgcctgccttctcctccgcctcgtgCTGCATTATCCAGGCAGGGGCTGTTACGCCTGCGGAGCGCTTTGACAAtgtggcagcgctggcctTGTGCTCGCCAGCAGAGCGAGGCGGTGTGTCGCCGACCTCAGCACCAAGCGCCACGTGGTGTGGGCAGGCGTACTGGACGGCGTTGACgcaagcgcagcagtggaTAGCCGAGTGGCCCTCGTTCTCCAGCGGCTCCTTGGGCCACACCAACTCGCTCGGCGGTACTGGCGCCACGTCCGCTTCTTCATGGCCCCCTCTACGACCGGCATGTACACTCTCCGCTTCCAGGCGAAAACACCttcgaggcggtggcgcgccgATCACTGACAGCGTTGTAGTCGTGGACGCCGACGAGGGGGAAACGCAAGAGAGCGCTGGAGGCGCCGGCTCCACTtccagcaccgctgacgaCATCGTGCCTAATTCAAAGGTGCAGCTACGTGAGGAAGCTGAAGTTGTTGTCATAGACAGCGACGAAGACATCCTGTGA
- a CDS encoding hypothetical protein (TriTrypDB/GeneDB-style sysID: LpmP.09.1360) codes for MQAPKEGVSAEKGEAIPTARQSLSETPFMADPAEVAALDIPVEYVRRIEDAQRVYGNHYMEHRMYTNAWNHAVMTVGFQCCWLGVGAWIVSRSLRYSDPMNSLVARWAQHSWVRRLTTPISCLGAFIFTATCTQLPYDFRLLREASAGIETQRALMKRAMDARHVAYQAGKVAKEQLEAREAEAFAKDMKLQ; via the coding sequence ATGCAGGCTCCCAAGGAAGGTGTGTCggcagaaaagggagaggccATCCCTACTGCTCGTCAGTCGCTGTCGGAGACACCGTTCATGGCGGATCCGGCCGAGGTGGCGGCCCTCGATATTCCAGTGGAGTACGTCCGACGCATTGAAGATGCTCAACGGGTCTATGGAAACCACTACATGGAGCACCGTATGTACACGAACGCGTGGAATCATGCTGTCATGACAGTAGGCTTCCAGTGCTGCTGGCTTGGGGTCGGAGCATGGATCGTTAGCCGCAGTCTGCGCTACTCAGACCCCATGAACTCTCTTGTTGCGAGGTGGGCGCAGCACTCATGGGTGCGCCGCCTCACCACGCCCATCTCGTGTTTGGGGGCGTTCATCTTCACAGCAACGTGCACGCAACTGCCGTACGAttttcggctgctgcgcgaggcatCCGCCGGTATTGAGACGCAGAGAGCCCTCATGAAGAGGGCGATGGATGCGCGCCATGTGGCGTATCAGGCAGGCAAGGTCGccaaggagcagctggaggcgagggaggcggaggcctTTGCCAAGGACATGAAACTGCAgtag
- a CDS encoding paraflagellar rod component, putative (TriTrypDB/GeneDB-style sysID: LpmP.09.1330), with the protein MNSYAIIPPVYPSRDAQDIENHRAVAAVAEFAENGLSIADNFFAYTDGRLPSLMVNGEAILAAFEKLCERYRHERPAGWNEALFMKECGQRVNPEKIAEVCMRPALDANSFASALHHLTDKDLPRGRYLLMKDSMNAIKPHVPTNAVVDLPEALAALHEIQHVDATEAIKDELSGMDEQRRKCATQVQEAQAVYDAALSHGDVIEVERAHRYLIAARYEYLVCYAKRLHFLSSTEEDDEVVHFADRLQKLREDAKDAVKVFSDDKDALKSALQTDLVNCDNARAHEAASHDAAQAAFKEQRKKMDASLKLIVERKAQLVHELLQKAVELREVMEQQRTMTQDVVEAVKAEAERVTAHEEFVTIGNQHVQRLRRCLEYCDGCEPVTRAMEEYVKEMVTKLPEESAGNALNAIIDHESDEFLNVYRAFVFVCGELTVKKTHRLDTLERQARLAQHNRDSAMDSLDPNYKHYREELAEVLAQAQAVEGVINALHATQDAGEQVFESVEDLVLSSHERTEKPFVHPLQELGHESIAARTRFVNRSMKYVEGEEQEVFQKKARIAEAKALVEQEQEALERGVNAAAIAAPVAAPSSAAGDAVAAPAQIEA; encoded by the coding sequence ATGAACTCCTACGCGATTATTCCGCCCGTGTATCCTTCGCGGGACGCGCAGGATATTGAGAATCACCgagccgtcgctgccgtcgcggAATTCGCGGAAAATGGGCTGTCCATCGCCGATAACTTTTTCGCCTACACGGATGGTCGCTTGCCATCGCTGATGGTCAATGGTGAGGCCATTTTGGCAGCCTTCGAGAAGCTTTGTGAGCGCTACCGTCACGAGCGTCCTGCTGGCTGGAATGAGGCGCTCTTCATGAAGGAGTGTGGGCAGCGCGTAAACCCGGAGAAGATCGCGGAAGTCTGCATGCGCCCGGCGCTGGACGCGAACAGCTTTGCAAGTGCCCTGCACCACCTAACTGACAAGGATCTACCGCGGGGTCGCTACCTCCTAATGAAAGACAGCATGAACGCCATCAAGCCGCATGTGCCCACAAATGCCGTCGTCGACCTCCccgaggcgctggcggcgctgcatgaAATTCAGCACGTTGATGCAACGGAGGCGATCAAGGATGAGCTGTCGGGGATggatgagcagcggcgaaAGTGTGCGACGCAGGTTCAAGAGGCCCAGGCCGTCTACGACGCCGCTCTCAGCCACGGCGACGTAATCGAGGTGGAGCGGGCTCACCGCTACCTCATCGCGGCGCGCTACGAGTACCTTGTCTGCTACGCGAAGCGCCTCCATTTTCTGAGCTCCAcagaggaagacgacgaggTGGTGCACTTTGCTGATCGCCTGCAGAAGTTGCGCGAGGACGCCAAAGATGCCGTGAAGGTCTTCAGTGACGACAAAGATGCCCTCAAGTCTGCACTGCAGACGGACCTGGTGAATTGCGACaatgcgcgtgcgcacgaAGCTGCCAGCCATGATGCAGCCCAGGCGGCCTTCAAGgagcagaggaagaagatGGATGCGTCGCTCAAGTTGATTGTGGAGCGAAAGGCCCAGCTAGTACACGAACTGCTACAgaaggcggtggagctgcgggAGGTcatggagcagcagcggaccaTGACGCAGGATGTGGTGGAGGCAGtcaaggcagaggcggagcgcgTGACGGCTCACGAGGAATTCGTCACTATAGGGAACCAACACGttcagcggctgcggcggtgccttGAGTACTGTGATGGATGCGAGCCTGTGACCCGGGCGATGGAGGAGTACGTTAAGGAGATGGTGACGAAGCTCCCCGAGGAGAGCGCTGGGAACGCTCTTAACGCGATTATCGACCACGAGTCGGACGAGTTCCTCAATGTCTACCGCGCATTTGTGTTCGTGTGTGGTGAGCTCACGGTAAAGAAGACGCACCGCCTCGACACGCTGGAGCGCCAGGCCCGGCTTGCGCAGCATAACCGCGACAGCGCCATGGACAGCCTCGACCCCAACTACAAGCACTATCGcgaggagctggcggaggtactggcgcaggcgcaggcggtggagggggtCATCAACGCCTTGCACGCCACGCAGGACGCCGGTGAGCAGGTGTTCGAGTCTGTCGAGGACCTGGTGCTGAGTTCGCACGAGCGCACCGAGAAGCCGTTTGTGCACCCTCTGCAAGAGCTTGGTCACGAGTCCATCGCGGCCCGCACCCGCTTCGTGAATCGTTCGATGAAGTATGTCGAGGGCGAAGAGCAGGAAGTCTTCCAGAAGAAGGCACGCATCGCGGAGGCTAAGGCGCTTgtggagcaggagcaggaAGCGCTGGAGCGCGGTGTCAACGCggctgccatcgccgcccCTGTAGCCGCCCCGTCAAGCGCGGCGGGtgacgccgtcgctgcaccgGCGCAGATCGAGGCTTAG